In Leopardus geoffroyi isolate Oge1 chromosome D1, O.geoffroyi_Oge1_pat1.0, whole genome shotgun sequence, the genomic stretch GGTGAGGGGCGCGCACGGGATCTGCGCCCTGCGTCTCGGGGGGCGCACTGAGCACCTGTTGGGAGTTGGGGGCCCGCTGGGGACCTGCAGACTCCGCCCGGGGAGGACGGGGTGGGGGACGCGCTCACGGCGGCGTGGTGTTTGCAGGTTTGTATGCGCAAGGGGGAGGGCGAAGCGTGGCAGGAGGGCGAGGCGAGGGAAGGAGGGCGTGAGaaaggaggcggcggcggcgcggaggAGGGTTATCTATACATTTAAAACCAAACCGTCTGCGCCGCGCTGGGGAGACCTGGGGAGCGTCCGACCGCACGCGCGGGACACGAGCGCCCCACGCTCCCAGGCGCGCAAGGCCTGCCACCTCTTGGCCCCCTGCGCCCCGCTCTCCTTGGGCCCCTGACGACCCGGGACGCGTACCTTGGCGAATCGCTCCGCGGCACAACGCCCGGGGCCCTCTCGGGGTTGTATCGTCCTCCCACCGACTCCCGTTCCTCTGTCCGCCCCACCTGCTGCGCGCGGGGACTCGGAGGAATCGCGCGGCGAGTGGATGCGGGCGCGATGGACAGCGGCGCACTGCTCCGGCCCGCGCCCCCCGTGCCTGGTGTCTCCGGCGGCTGCGCCGCTCGGCGGCGACCCACATCCCCACCACTGCTGCGCTGCAGCCGGCGGCGACGGCCCGGCGCATCGGAGACCGGGGGCGGCGCGGCGGCTGTGGCGCGGCGCAATGAGCGCGAGCGCAACCGCGTGAAGCTGGTGAACTTGGGGTTCCAGGCGCTGCGGCAGCACGTGCCGCACGGCGGCGCCAGCAAGAAGCTGAGTAAGGTGGAGACACTGCGCTCAGCGGTGGAGTACATCCGCGCGTTGCAACGCCTGCTGGCGGAGCACGATGCCGTGCGCGCCGCGCTGGCCGAGGGGCTGCTGGCACCAACAGCCGCGCGGCCCCCCGCATCCGGCGGGCCTCCCGGgacccccgccgccgccgccgccgcctcgcctTCCTGCGCCTCGTCGTCCCCGGGCCGCGGGGGCAGCTCGGAGCCCGGTTCGCCGCGCTCCGCCTACTCCTTGGACGACAGCGGCTGCGAGGGCG encodes the following:
- the ASCL2 gene encoding achaete-scute homolog 2, producing MDSGALLRPAPPVPGVSGGCAARRRPTSPPLLRCSRRRRPGASETGGGAAAVARRNERERNRVKLVNLGFQALRQHVPHGGASKKLSKVETLRSAVEYIRALQRLLAEHDAVRAALAEGLLAPTAARPPASGGPPGTPAAAAAASPSCASSSPGRGGSSEPGSPRSAYSLDDSGCEGALSPVERELLDFSSWLGGY